In one window of Mercurialis annua linkage group LG4, ddMerAnnu1.2, whole genome shotgun sequence DNA:
- the LOC126676884 gene encoding aldehyde dehydrogenase family 3 member F1-like: MEKVEENLREVRETFRSGKTKSIAWRKSQLKALINLITENEAAMFDVLYQDLGKHPAESYRDEIGVVSKSAKYALSCIDKWVAPKKGHVPLLLFPASAQVIPEPFGVVLVFGSWNFPFSLGLDPLIGAISAGNCVILKAAELSPKCSSFLAQTIPKYLDSEAVKVIEGGIDVSEKILQQKWDKIFFTGSQHVGRIVMTAAAKHLTPVVLELGGKSPTIIDGDSVSSDMKVVAKRIVGGKWGPCCGQACISVDYLLVDEKSSAYLIDSLKRIVKKFYGENPKESTSISKIVNKRNFDRLCNLLKDPLVEASIVHGGSIDEESMSIEPTILLNPPLDSEIMTEEIFGPLLPVITVKNIQESIEIINSKPKPLVIYAFTKDESFKQQLVTQTSSGGLVFNDTMIQFVCDDLPFGGVGNSGFGRYHGKYSFDTFSHEKAVLQRSFLIEIEPRYPPWTDFKVEFIRTAYRFDYFKLILLLLGLKK; encoded by the exons atggaaaaagtaGAAGAAAATTTGAGGGAAGTTAGAGAAACGTTTCGAAGTGGAAAAACAAAAAGTATTGCATGGAGAAAATCACAGCTTAAAGCTTTGATTAATCTCATTACTGAAAATGAAGCAGCAATGTTTGATGTTCTTTATCAAGATTTGGGGAAGCATCCTGCCGAATCGTACCGCGATGAG ATTGGGGTTGTGTCCAAATCTGCTAAATATGCTTTGAGCTGTATAGACAAATGGGTGgctcctaaaaag GGCCACGTGCCTCTGCTCTTATTCCCTGCAAGTGCGCAAGTGATCCCTGAACCATTCGGTGTAGTCCTCGTTTTCGGTTCTTGGAATTTCCCCTTCT CATTGGGTTTAGACCCATTAATAGGAGCAATATCTGCAGGAAACTGTGTGATCCTGAAAGCTGCAGAACTTTCACCAAAGTGTTCTTCATTTCTTGCTCAAACCATCCCTAAATACTTGGATTCCGAAGCTGTTAAAGTCATAGAGGGCGGCATTGATGTTTCTGAAAAAATTCTGCAGCAGAAATGGGACAAAATATTCTTTACCG GAAGTCAACATGTCGGACGCATAGTAATGACTGCAGCTGCAAAGCATTTAACTCCTGTTGTGCTCGAGTTGGGCGGAAAAAGTCCTACTATTATCGATGGTGATTCCGTTTCCTCCGATATGAAG GTAGTAGCCAAAAGAATTGTAGGAGGAAAATGGGGACCTTGCTGTGGACAGGCATGTATTAGTGTAGATTATTTGCTTGTAGATGAGAAATCTTCTGCTTATCTG ATAGACTCATTGAAAAGGATTGTCAAGAAATTTTATGGTGAAAATCCTAAGGAGTCAACAAGCATTAGCAAAATTGTTAACAAAAGAAACTTCGACAGGCTCTGCAATCTTCTTAAAGATCCTCTTGTTGAAGCTTCTATTGTTCATGGTGGTTCTATAGATGAAGAAAGCAT GTCCATTGAACCAACAATCTTGTTAAATCCCCCACTTGATTCAGAAATTATGACAGAGGAAATCTTTGGTCCTTTGCTTCCAGTAATCACA GTGAAAAACATTCAAGAAAGCATCGAAATCATCAACTCGAAACCGAAACCTCTGGTTATTTACGCATTCACAAAGGATGAATCATTCAAGCAACAACTTGTAACGCAAACATCATCAGGAGGTCTCGTCTTCAACGATACCATGATTCAA TTTGTTTGTGATGATTTGCCATTCGGGGGTGTCGGTAATAGTGGATTCGGAAGGTATCACGGAAAATATTCGTTTGATACTTTCAGCCACGAAAAGGCGGTTTTGCAAAGGAGCTTCTTAATTGAGATTGAGCCAAGGTATCCTCCATGGACTGATTTCAAGGTTGAGTTCATTAGAACAGCTTAcagatttgattattttaagctGATATTACTTCTGCTTGGACTTAAGAAGTAG
- the LOC126676883 gene encoding uncharacterized protein LOC126676883, giving the protein MRKRDLAILMLSAFAIFFSLQHEGDFSFRESWFHLSDEYPIKYEADRLPPPIVADLNGDGKKEVLVATHDAKIQVLEPHSRRVDEGFSEARVLAEVSLLPDKIRVASGRRAVAMATGAIDRTYKQGQPLKQVLVVVTSGWSVMCFDHNLKKLWEANLQEDFPHNAHHREIAISISNYTVRHGDTGLVLVSGRMEVQPHINLDPFEEIGIAEKNAEQHRRSASEKEASENSATVNLRHFAFYAFAGRTGVLRWSRKNENIEAQPSDASQLIPQHNYKLDAHALNTRHPGEFECREFRESILGVMPHHWDRREDTRLKLAHFRRHKRKTLKKVGGKTINYPFNKPEENHPPGKDSTKKISKIIGKAANYAGSAKAKKPLPYIPTITNYTQLWWIPNVVVAHQKEGIEAVHLASGRTVCKLHLQEGGLHADINGDGVLDHVQAVGGNGAEQTVVSGSMEVLRPCWAVATSGVPVKEQLFNASICHHSPFNLFQHGEFSRNFGRSSDVSSLEVATPILVPRSDGHKHRKGSHGDVVFLTNRGEVTSYTPGLHGHDAIWQWQLLTDVTWSNLPSPSGMMEGGMVVPTLKAFSLRSHDIQHMILAAGDQEAVVISPGGSIQTSIDLPAPPTHALICEDFSNDGLTDLIVVTSNGVYGFVQTRTPGALFFSTLVGCLLIVMGVIFVTQHLNSVKGKPRASFGSQ; this is encoded by the exons ATGAGGAAACGCGATTTAGCTATTCTCATGCTCTCTGCTTTCGCTATCTTCTTCTCTCTTCAG CATGAGGGTGATTTCTCATTTAGAGAGTCGTGGTTTCATTTATCTGATGAATATCCAATTAAATACGAAGCCGATCGTCTTCCGCCGCCGATTGTGGCTGATCTTAACGGCGACGGGAAGAAAGAAGTGCTCGTTGCAACTCATGATGCCAAAATTCAG GTATTGGAGCCTCATTCTAGGAGAGTAGATGAAGGGTTTAGTGAAGCTAGAGTGCTGGCTGAGGTTTCCTTATTGCCTGATAAAATTCGTGTTGCTTCTGGTAGGCGCGCAGTGGCTATGGCTACTGGTGCTATCGATAGAACATATAAGCAAGGTCAACCGCTCAAGCAGGTGTTGGTTGTGGTTACTTCCGGTTGGTCTGTGATGTGCTTCGATCATAATCTTAAAAAGTTGTGGGAAGCTAATCTTCAG GAGGATTTTCCACACAATGCTCACCACAGGGAGATTGCAATATCAATAAGTAATTACACAGTGCGGCATGGTGATACTGGACTTGTTCTTGTCAGTGGGAGGATGGAAGTTCAGCCACAT aTAAACTTAGATCCATTTGAAGAAATTGGAATAGCTGAGAAAAATGCTGAGCAGCACAGAAGAAGTGCTAGTGAGAAGGAG GCATCAGAGAACTCTGCAACTGTGAATTTACGACATTTTGCCTTTTATGCTTTTGCTGGTCGAACTGGTGTCCTCAGATGGAGCAGAAAGAATGAG AATATTGAAGCACAACCTTCAGATGCGTCCCAACTAATTCCACAACATAACTACAAGCTTGATGCGCATGCTCTAAATACCCGCCATCCTGGAGAG TTTGAATGCAGGGAATTTCGGGAATCAATCTTAGGAGTTATGCCACATCACTGG GATAGGAGAGAAGATACTCGGTTGAAGTTGGCACACTTCAGGCGCCATAAAAGGAAAACTTTGAAAAAAGTTGGGGGAAAGACaataaattatccttttaacaaGCCTGAGGAAAATCATCCTCCAGGTAAGGACtcgacaaaaaaaatttcaaagatCATCGGAAAAGCTGCTAATTATGCTGGCTCTGCGAAAGCTAAGAAG CCATTGCCATATATTCCTACTATAACAAACTACACTCAGCTTTGGTGGATTCCTAACGTAGTCGTGGCTCATCAAAAAGAAGGAATAGAAGCTGTTCATTTGGCCTCTGGTCGTACTGTTTGTAAG CTTCATCTCCAAGAAGGTGGCCTTCATGCTGATATTAATGGGGACGGAGTCCTAGATCATGTCCAG GCTGTTGGAGGAAATGGAGCTGAGCAGACTGTTGTTAGTGGATCAATGGAAGTGCTGCGACCCTGTTGGGCTGTGGCAACCTCTGGTGTACCGGTGAAAGAGCAACTCTTCAATGCTTCCATATGTCATCATTCTCCATTTAACTTGTTCCAACATGGAGAATTCTCCAGAAATTTTGGCCGAAGTTCTGATGTATCTTCCTTGGAGGTAGCAACACCTATTCTCGTCCCAAGAAGTGATGGACATAAGCATCGCAAGGGGAGTCATGGCGATGTTGTCTTCTTGACAAACCGTGGGGAG gtGACATCATACACTCCTGGATTGCATGGCCATGATGCCATCTGGCAATGGCAACTCTTGACAGACGTGACATGGTCAAACCTCCCTTCCCCGTCAGGAATGATGGAAGGAGGCATGGTGGTCCCCACGCTAAAGGCGTTCTCTTTGCGTTCGCATGACATTCAACATATGATTCTTGCAGCTGGAGATCAAGAGGCTGTCGTGATATCTCCCGGAGGAAGCATACAAACTTCAATTGATCTTCCTGCACCGCCCACTCATGCGCTGATATGCGAAGATTTCTCGAATGATGGGCTTACTGACCTTATTGTTGTGACATCTAATGGGGTGTACGGCTTTGTACAGACGAGGACACCTGGTGCTCTCTTTTTCAGTACACTAGTGGGTTGCCTTCTAATAGTGATGGGAGTCATATTTGTTACCCAACATTTGAATTCCGTCAAGGGAAAACCACGTGCTTCTTTCGGTTCTCAGTAA
- the LOC126676349 gene encoding protein SHI RELATED SEQUENCE 1 — translation MAGLFSLGSGSGTGGGGGRTNNTNNNNLADNTNPATEIPQESWFWYKNEDYNTTNNKGFELWQQHHQQQEFLQQRHLQQQDLYSSAAGLGVGPSHVDSPSRSGFMMMRPSSSSSGMSCQDCGNQAKKDCIHMRCRTCCKSRGFDCSTHVKSTWVPASKRRERQQQLTALQQQQQHQIQIHGDNPKRVRENPTSSGLELGNFPPEVNTSAVFRCVRVSGIDENDEQYAYQTAVNIGGHVFKGILYDHGPESSYIPPTETSSGGGELQPLNLITAAAAISSTGGGGVTSGSSNAFLDPSSLYPTPLNTFMAGTQFFPNPRS, via the exons ATGGCTGGTTTATTCTCATTAGGAAGCGGAAGCGGAaccggaggaggaggaggaagaaCTAACAATACAAACAATAATAACCTAGCAGACAACACTAACCCAGCAACTGAAATCCCACAAGAAAGCTGGTTCTGGTACAAAAATGAAGACTACAACACCACAAACAACAAGGGTTTCGAACTGTGGCAGCAGCACCACCAACAGCAAGAATTTCTGCAACAACGTCATCTCCAGCAGCAAGATCTTTACTCTTCAGCTGCTGGATTAGGAGTAGGACCGAGTCATGTTGACTCCCCATCAAGATCAGGCTTCATGATGATGAGACCGAGCAGTAGTAGTAGTGGAATGAGCTGCCAAGACTGTGGAAATCAAGCGAAAAAAGACTGCATACACATGCGGTGTAGAACTTGCTGCAAGAGTAGAGGCTTCGACTGCTCCACCCATGTTAAAAGCACTTGGGTTCCCGCTTCTAAACGCCGCGAACGACAACAGCAGCTCACTGCTCTTCAACAGCAACAGCAACACCAAATTCAAATCCATGGAGACAACCCGAAAAGAGTTAGAGAAAATCCCACTTCTTCGG GGTTAGAGCTAGGGAATTTTCCGCCAGAAGTAAACACATCGGCTGTTTTCCGCTGTGTAAGAGTGAGCGGCATTGATGAAAACGACGAGCAATATGCATATCAGACGGCTGTGAACATCGGTGGTCATGTTTTCAAAGGAATTCTCTACGATCATGGCCCTGAAAGCTCTTATATTCCACCTACGGAAACCTCCTCCGGTGGCGGTGAGCTTCAGCCTCTTAACTTAATCACAGCAGCCGCCGCTATCTCTTCCACTGGCGGTGGTGGAGTAACGTCGGGTTCATCTAATGCATTTTTAGATCCGTCATCTTTATACCCAACTCCACTCAATACTTTCATGGCTGGTACGCAATTCTTTCCGAACCCAAGATCATGA